Within the Macaca nemestrina isolate mMacNem1 chromosome 5, mMacNem.hap1, whole genome shotgun sequence genome, the region TGGACCCAAATGCTGGTGGTGAGTAAGGTGGTGATAACCCTTGGCAGACTACAGCATCACAATGTCCACAATGTGTGTAGTGGGTTGGTAAGAGGCACAGGTAAAAATTTCAGGAGCAACATTGACTTATGCCATAAGTCTAACACCTGAAAGATACAGGGCAATAGTAATGATAAGGATTGTGGGGTTGGTTGGCTTTTGTTATTTGCCCTAGAAGCCTTGAAGAAAGACAACTCAGGGTATGTTGTGAAGACAGGAGAACTCCATAACAGCATTCTAAACGACCCTTATCTCTCATGGCCCAAGAGTAGGCTGTGCTGAAAATCAGGCCCAGGATCTGATTGTAAAAGGGATGAAGTTTCAAGAGAGACTAAAAGCACAGCCTCAGCAGACCAGGGTCAGAATTCTGATAGGGAAAGAATGGGGCACTAGGACTTGTATGGAGATATTTGGATAGATGCACTTGAGAAGCTTGTACCCTCAGCTTCCTTGAGCCTTCTAGGCCTGTAGAAGGACCCCTTCCTTTACTAGAGAACAATCTCCCATAACCTAAAGACCATGCTAAGGACTCACCTGAGGTGGATGTCTCACAAGGTGATGCTTATCTTCCTCAAGatccttccctcctgccctcaCTGCCTCTAGACCAGGatcaaaaaacattttcttaaagggcaagagagtaaatattttagatttgcaggccatgtggtctctgttgcaactattcGATTCTACTTTTGCTCTTAAAACGACAGTGCAAAAACAACCATGGACAATAGGTAAACAAATAGGTGTGTGtacattccaataaaactttatatacaaaaacaggcagctggTGCATGAACTATGGTTTGCCTACCCCTGTTCTAGACCAGAAATTAGGGTCAGGTCTTACCATTGCCCAAGCAGGAAAGTATATAGTCCCCATTGCTGGAGGAAATAGCTTATTCACAATAAAAACTACAGGTCTGGTTGATATATATTAGTAGGAACAGGAAAACACATATAGGAAGAGATCTTGAGGATGTGGGACTGGGGCCGGGGGGAGCTGAGGAATACAAAGCTAGATAAACAGGGTTTTATGGAGGGACCCTTCTTTTGACTCGGAATTTAACATCCTGGCGAGACCTCTGGAGCTGGTCTTAACACACTACTGAATTGATCCTTAAGGTTTAGACACAATGATGGCTGACAGTCAGCGAGGTAGCAATGCTGAAACAGCCTTGGAAGAGTACTAATGAGGGATTAGAAGGCTCAGAGAGGAGGGTCCAAAAGGCCTTCCTTTTGCAAAGCAATAAAGAAGTGCCTAGTGAAAGGAGCTCAGTGCTGGTTGTCCTCCATAGCCCAGGTTGACGGAGGAGATACTCCCATGGAATGCCATGGCCACTGTCAATGGAGACATTAAGGTTCTGGAAGAGCAGAGACCATATAGGGCCACTTAATCATCAGAGGCAAGGTGGACACAATTACAATGACAGGCAGCAAGGCCTGAATGGTGACCAGGGTTCCTTGATCTGCAGGGCTCTGCAGCAGTGGAGTCCCTAGGGCAAGAGAGCTGAGCATTTAATGAGAGTCTTGCCTGACTTAACCACAAAAATCAAGGGTGAGTGATCAGAGGCTGATGTCACCTGCCGAGATAGAAAATTGCAATATCTTACCTAGTTTCCAGCATTGAGCCAGTTCTGACCCAGGACACACTGATGGAAGAGAAAGATCCATAATGccactataaatatataaaataaatgtttccttgATTCTTCCCGAAAGTGCCCTCTGGCTATTTACCAGAATAGCTGTACAGTGTGGAACAGGGAATAAccagatcatttgaggtctgtTAGATAAAAGGTCTGAGCTTTCATTGCTTCCAGGTGACCCAAAATGCCATTATAGCCTCCTTTTAGAGAGGGAGGCCATAGAAGGCCAGATGATAAATAGAGTTCTAGCCAAGCTCATCTCCCAATGAGTCGGTGGACCTACTCTATGGTTATTTCCTAGCCCTTGAGTGCAAATTGGGATGCATAACTTCGCAGATGGCAGAACTCTCACATTCTGCCACATTCTCACATTCTCTGTCATCTGTGGAATAAGAGCCATTATGGAAAGAAAGACTAAGTAGAAGTCTCTAAAATTATCCCGCTGGTCAAGGTCGTAAATCAGAAGTAATAGCATATCCCAGGTGGGTAGAAATTAGTGATACCCTCAGAGACTTAAAGGATACTGAGGTGGTCCCTATAGTATCTCCATTGGTTCCACCCCATACTGCCCCTGTAAAAACCAACTGAAGCATGGTGATTGGTGATTATCCACGTGGCAGCCCTAATCACAGCCATGATCAGATACAGTATCCTTACTATAATGGTCTACACAGCCTCTGATGGTAAGAAGCCAATACTACAACAAGTGTGTTCTTTCCAATCCATGCCAGGAAAGGGGATCAAAAGGGGTTCACATCCACTTTCCCTACAACAATTTAGAGATCTATCAAATTTGTAAAGTTTTAAGTGGTCAAATAAACTGGGGCATTGCTGGGTCATTCCCTCTGTGGTAAAGGACAACTTAGTGTATCTTGCACCTCTTaccactttttttctctttttttttgttattatactttaagttctagggtacatgtgcacaatgtgcaggtttgacacataggtatacacgtgccatgttgttttgctgcatccatcaactcgtcatttacattaggtatttctcctaatgctatccctcccccagccccctaccCCCTCTTACCActttttaatttggatttcaGAGGCAGTGTACTAAAGACCACTCCAGCCCATTTATTGGATGATCTGGTAAGCTGCCATGTTTAAGCGGTGGCTGGAGCGAGAGAGGGTTCTGGAACAGGTGCAGGCTATGGGACAAGCACTTGGGTCACACGCCCCAGCGTATgccctggtcctggacttttatcTGTGGAGAAGCAGACAGTGTGAAGTCCCTGGAAGTCCCCTCGGGCGGGGAGAGTCTCGTTTCAGAACTCTATGATTCTAGTAGAAAGCTCTGCCCTGTGCAGCAGAGAATTATTCCACATTTGAAAAGTCGTTCTGGGCCAAATTGCAGTATTGGGagcaaataaatgattattgttttaagccactcagtcttgGGGTGGTTAATTATTAATAGATAACCAGAAGATGCATGTAACAGTACCTTGTTCTTTCGAATGTTGGACAACTTTCCACtatataaatataccacaatttgcaTATCTATTCTGTTAGAGACATTTCAGTTATTTCTAGCTTGGGTCTGTTAAGAATAATGCTgctggaaacattctttttgttttttctttttttttcctttttgagagggacagacaaggtctcactctgttgcctaggctggagtgctgtgctgCAGTCagggctcaccgcagcctcgacttcccaagctcctcaagtgatcctcacacctcagcctcccaagtagctgggactacaggcaccctccgccacgcctggctattttttttttttttttttgtagagatagagtctcactatgttgcccaaactggtctcaaactcctggactcaagtcctcctcatgcctcagcctcccaaagtgctgggattataggtgtgagtcactgtgtaGAACATTCTTACGTGTCTTTCAGTGGAAATATGAACTCATTTCTCTCGAGAACAGATCTAGGAatagaattactgggtcatgAGGTAGCCATGAAGGTAGGCATCTTTAGAAGATATTGTCAAacagtttgtatttatttatttatttatttgagatgaatctcactctgtcaccctggaagaggctggagtacagtggtgtgatctcagctgactgcaacttctgcctcttgggttcaagcgatcctcccacctcagcctcgcaagtagctgggattacaagcgtgcaccaccatgcccagctaatttttgtatttttagtagagacagggatttcaccatgttggccaggctggtcccaaactcttgacctcaagtgatctgcctgcctcagcctcccaaagtgctgggattataggtgtgagccactgcacctggcccaaacagttttttaaataagagcTCCAATTGCTCTACAACCTTGTCAACACTTGgcattgtcagtctttttaattttagtcattctggtaAGTATatggtggtatcttattgtggtatcttaatttgcatttatctgatgagtAATGATGTTAAGCTGTAATATATTCTTTACAAAAAGATTACACAACAAACCAAAATGTTGATCTTTGCAGAGGTGTGAcagcagtttttgttttgttgttgtttgttttctgcagCATAGTCTTTCTGTTTGCTAAGTTTTCTGCATTCTCTAAATTtaaatgcttaatttttaaaattattttttaaattatgaaagcCTTCCCAAAagcccatttatttattcttataataAGGTATAATGACCACAATAGTAATATTACAAGTAAAGTCACTAagaatcatttattgagcacctgctgtatattcagcactgtgggaggagcTGTGAAAGACACAGAACAGTACAGGGTGTGGTCCCTGCCCTCGAGAGGTTTACAGTCTAGGTGGAGAGACAGGGGAACCAGGACACATGGGGAATTGAGAGAAAACAGTCCAGGCCAGTATGATACAGGAGCTGGAAGGTGTTTGGGGTCAGACCCCAACACCCCAAGTGCACTAAGCACTTCAGTGCCTCCAGGGGCTCAACGTTAGTGCCAGGAAAGACAACCACTCCCAGCCCCATGGGAGCCCACGTGACATGCCCTGTCTACAGCCTCTACTGCCACCATCTTAAAATGTCTGACTCCTTGTTCAGCTGCTAATCAAAGTGCAATGAACTGGGGAGGGATGGGGTGGATGAGGAAGGTCGCTGGACGATTTGAGGGGCCAGTGTCTCCCTCCTAGAACGATCTACTCCCATGGGGTGTATGATGGCATACACCCCTAACACAGAGATAACCCCACTCAAGggggcctgtgccaccacacggGACCCTCACCCCAGAGCTAAAAGAGGAGGGGAGTCGCTGCTTGAGCTGCCTGAGGTAGAACTAGGGCGCCCTTCTTGTGTGTCCCTTCCCCTTCCAGTCCATTGagctggggatgggggtgggacgGGCACCTCAGAGCCACCTGGAGCTGAGAGGGTACTGGAGGAAAAGGgcaagagggagggagagcagcaGAGGGGAACTGTAGAGTCCAGCTGGAGAAGAAGGGTAGCTGGGGCTCCTCAAAAGTTACAGGGGGAGCCAAAGAGGGAAAAGGTCCAACACTGAGACGGGCTCCCAAGTGCAGGTCAGAGGGGCCATGAGGGCAGGTGGGGTGGTCTGCTCCAGGACCCCACCTTCCCCTTGCCTTCAAAAGACAGAGGGGGGGTATCAAGAGCCAGGAGGGTACCAAGTCCCCAGCTCAGCCCTAGGCTGTGCTCACTTCAGGGTCACCCTGCCCAACCTTAGAGGAGGTGAGGGGAGTCCAAAGTTTTTGATGATGCCCCCACTCAGTGAGGCCCCTTCAAAGTGCCATCTGTTTACTtctcaaattaaaaagaattcGTTCTGAGTGTCCAGGAAAGGGGGTGAATTTCATAACCCCCTGTGACAACGAGGGGAGGGAGCCACACCCCTCCAGAGGGTACCACCCAGCGGACGAGTGGGGAGGAGGAAGTAGCTGGCATGAAGCCGGCCCACCCGACCTCCAGGAGAGAGGAAACGGAGAACATGGGATGAGGAGGCTTTAAAtagtatttcataaaataaaaatgcccaGCACTCTTAGGAACCTCTCATTCAACTGCTtagtttttgtttaaataattctAAGGCCAGAGGCTGGGGGGCAGGGGGCAGCCAGGGTATGTACATGAGGAGGTgtttaaattaaaacacaaataataattaAGACACACAAACTTAAAGACTAAGGCAGAAGATGTAGAGAGGGCCTTTGAGGTCCTCGTGCTTCCAGGACTGCAGGCCTCCTGTGGGCTGATTAGGGCTTCCTCTTGGAGAAGATCAGCCGGCGTTTGGAGTGGTAGAAAtctgaggagagagagaagaagtcAGCCAGGCCAAGAGGAAGAGGACGCGGCAGAGCTGCCCACCCAAGGCAGACAGCAGGAGGCCAGGACACCCTTCCCTGCGGCCGACAGGGCCGACTGTTGAGGATAGGAAGAACTCGGGGAACGCTCACTCTGTCTCTTAAGGGGTATTTACGGAGTGTCCCACCACGCTTCACGGATGTGATTTTGTCAGTCACCACACCTGCACCCAGGGGTCTGCTGTAAGCCAAGCTGCCCAGTAGAGGAGCCACTACTAGCTCTGTGTGCTTGTTTAAACAGactaaaatcaaatcaaatgaacaattcagttcctcagtcacatgAGCTGTGTGTCAAATGCACAACAGCCGTATGTGGCTCGTGGCCCCTGCACCGGACACTCCCATCCCTGCAGAGTTCTACTGGACAGTGGTGATCTAGGGATTCTGTTACGAAATCCATGAAAGTGTTCAGCACAATGCCGTGCCCATAGAAACGTTAGTAGTTGTTATTATAATCAGTCCTGACCCAACTGCAAATTCCCTTTGAGACCTTAGACAAATCActctacctctctgagcctggttTTCTTGCCCTAAAAGGATGGcaaggggccgggcacggtggctcatgcctgcaatcacaacactttgggaggctgaggcaggaggattgcttgggctcaggagttcaagaccagcccaagcaacatggtgagaccttgtctctaccccAACTCAAAAAATTAGTGTTGTGCATAGTGGTGTGCATTAgcgggcatagtggtgtgcgcctgtagtcccagcttcccagctacccaggaggctgaggcaggaagatcgcttgagcccaggaatttgaagttgcagtaagccatgatcacaacactgcactccagtctggccaacagagtTAAGacacctgtctcaaaaagaaaggcaGGGAGGGTGACAAGAATGTCTTATGGTATAACATTGCTACAAGGACTAAATAAATCTACCTTAGAAGCTTGGCAAAGGGCCTGGCATAATGAACATtcccaataaatgttagctacttGGTCTTTGCTGcctacttgctgtgtgacctcagggaggttgcttcccctctctgggcctgtttccttCTACCTAAGGAGCACTCTGGACTAGGACCAGACAGGTCAGCCCTTGGACCATGGATTCTGAGAATCCTGGTCCCTTACAACGTCCTTCCCTGCACATGTCCTCACCTGTCATGCTGGTCTGCCGCCGTTTTCGACCCTGAGAGTCTCCAGGTCCACCTGGGGACTCTTCAGGCTGCTCCCCTGAGCGAGGCACAAGGGTACAAGATAGCGACAGGTCCAGATGGTCTTCCTCTGCTGTGCCCTGCAGCAGAGCAGGCGAGGTGCCAGGCCGCCTGCCTCCTCCCAACTCATCCCGGCCCCGCCGGGGCCCTGTGGGAAGGTAGAGCTTGGGCAGGCCAAGGCCCCGCACACGCTCCCAGGCGAAGTCACCCTCCAGTGGTGTCTCGGTGACAAAGTCGAAGTTCCATCGCTCACGGGCCTCCTGGATACAGCCCGCCATTAGCGCATCACAGTCGCGGCTCAGCTGCTCGCTGTCCACTGGGCCGAAGAGGCGGCGGCAGGCCTTGCTGCCGCATGGGTTCGGACGGACACTGCCAGCCTGTTCTGACATGGCGCCTGCAGCAGAGACACAAGAAAGGCCCTGGTCACCGTGGAGACTGGACACTATGTTACCTGGCCGGGCTTTGCTGTGTCACCTCAGGTGACGTCTTCCTACCAGAGGGTGTCTCTCGTTTCTTCCAGCTGGTCTTCCTGCGTCCTTCCCACAGGAGGCCTGACCCCTACCAGCAGAGCGCAGCCAGCCTGGCACCCCAAGGTCACTGGCAGAGCAGGCAACTGAAGGGCAAGCTAATGTCAACAAAGGCAAATTTACTGCAAGAGCAAGGACCAGGGTCCTGTTTGCCACCAGGTATTTTCAGCTAAAATCAATTTGTTTTCCCCCCAGAGGTGTCCCTCATGGGTGTGAATGCCCCTCAAATACATGTGAATTGCCAGAGTCCAGCAGTTTCCTAATCCTAGCCATGGCCAGGCGGTCAATTCTCAGAAGAAGAAACAGTCGGACAGTTCCTCCAGCCTCCTGAATCCCCCTACCCAGATCCCCAAGTAGGGTAACCCTGCTCGACCAAGTAAAATTACCCTGGACTTTGGGGCAAAAAACACCCGGGTTGTGGTCCTAGCTCTGCCAGTTACTACGTAAGCTTTAAAAAACCACTTAATATCTctaggtctcagtttccccaccctTAAATGGGCCATGTGCAAGTTTAAAGAGCATGGCTACGGAC harbors:
- the LOC105474528 gene encoding cyclin-dependent kinase inhibitor 1, yielding MSEQAGSVRPNPCGSKACRRLFGPVDSEQLSRDCDALMAGCIQEARERWNFDFVTETPLEGDFAWERVRGLGLPKLYLPTGPRRGRDELGGGRRPGTSPALLQGTAEEDHLDLSLSCTLVPRSGEQPEESPGGPGDSQGRKRRQTSMTDFYHSKRRLIFSKRKP